One window from the genome of Bacillus tianshenii encodes:
- a CDS encoding MerR family transcriptional regulator, with protein MNDNIRRNMPLFPIGIVKQLTELSARQIRYYEEHNLINPSRTEGNRRMFSFNDVDTLLEIKDLIEQGVNLAGIKQLFEVKAREQAQQEAKLIENQKEHITDSELRKRLRTELIQAGRFNRTTLRQGEMSRFFH; from the coding sequence ATGAATGATAATATTCGTCGTAACATGCCGTTGTTTCCGATCGGGATTGTTAAGCAGCTAACGGAATTGTCCGCAAGACAAATTCGTTATTATGAGGAGCACAATTTAATTAATCCTTCTCGTACTGAGGGAAATCGCCGCATGTTTTCTTTCAACGATGTCGACACATTGCTTGAGATCAAAGATTTAATCGAGCAAGGGGTCAATCTTGCCGGCATTAAACAGCTCTTTGAGGTAAAGGCGAGAGAACAAGCACAGCAGGAAGCCAAATTAATTGAAAATCAGAAAGAACATATCACCGATTCGGAGCTTCGCAAACGTCTACGCACTGAACTAATTCAAGCGGGTAGATTTAACCGCACAACCCTCCGTCAAGGTGAAATGTCAAGGTTTTTCCATTAA